The following are from one region of the Anaeropeptidivorans aminofermentans genome:
- a CDS encoding DUF6809 family protein: MKRFLEELFYKQLQEVLKSNSINMLDTEIERNKEQLKANLNKKQKKLLLRFEDSKDLIKEESGYESFVAGFKIDLKIGYETNKD, from the coding sequence ATAAAAAGATTTTTAGAAGAACTTTTTTATAAACAATTACAGGAAGTTTTAAAATCGAATAGTATAAATATGCTGGATACAGAAATAGAAAGAAACAAGGAGCAGCTAAAAGCAAATCTGAATAAAAAACAAAAGAAGCTTTTACTTCGGTTTGAAGATTCAAAAGACTTGATAAAAGAAGAAAGCGGCTATGAAAGTTTTGTTGCGGGATTTAAAATTGATTTAAAGATCGGTTATGAAACAAATAAAGATTGA
- a CDS encoding DUF4367 domain-containing protein has translation MDKKNIDIEQLLRTDFSSESNSKEELLHRLILKINNTHEEAEGDQYFMNKLKFRKKLFKPAVALGAMALLFFGFSMTSYGEELYTTIKEIFVGKYAHYSVSEINSTEKPEDRDYTIPESLEGKLYDDEGNVLEALKENTRIYDNKGQELTLSVKIYTDENGNTIEEIEALTAEEKAAQREMNMTSFSDPEKAREYLNFDFSLPSYMPEGYRFYQMMLFNDESGTPVKDSDYAYAYFTNGDHTKDLYLQLRHMNESTAFSADLGDIEEIEINGHTAVKGQKFVDVEINGVMYFFASVDSGISTDELVKMAETIQ, from the coding sequence ATGGATAAAAAAAATATAGATATTGAACAATTGCTGCGGACAGATTTCAGCTCCGAAAGCAATTCCAAAGAAGAACTATTGCATCGGCTTATATTAAAAATTAATAATACCCATGAAGAAGCGGAAGGAGATCAGTATTTTATGAATAAATTAAAGTTTAGAAAAAAGCTTTTTAAACCTGCGGTGGCTTTAGGGGCAATGGCCCTGTTGTTTTTCGGCTTTTCTATGACCTCTTACGGAGAAGAGCTGTATACCACAATTAAAGAAATCTTTGTAGGCAAATACGCTCATTACTCTGTATCGGAAATAAACAGCACTGAAAAACCGGAAGACAGAGATTATACGATTCCTGAAAGCCTTGAAGGGAAATTGTACGATGATGAAGGCAATGTTCTTGAGGCCTTGAAGGAAAACACAAGAATATATGACAATAAAGGCCAGGAGCTTACCCTTTCGGTAAAGATATATACCGATGAAAACGGCAACACCATAGAAGAAATCGAAGCTCTTACAGCAGAGGAAAAGGCTGCCCAAAGGGAAATGAATATGACCTCATTTTCAGACCCTGAAAAAGCCAGAGAATATCTTAATTTTGATTTTTCCCTCCCTTCCTATATGCCTGAAGGGTATCGCTTTTATCAAATGATGCTTTTTAATGACGAAAGCGGAACTCCTGTAAAAGACAGTGATTATGCTTATGCTTATTTCACCAACGGAGACCATACCAAAGATTTGTATCTCCAATTACGCCATATGAATGAAAGCACTGCTTTCTCCGCTGATTTAGGCGATATTGAAGAAATAGAAATAAACGGCCATACTGCTGTCAAAGGGCAAAAATTCGTAGATGTAGAGATTAACGGCGTAATGTATTTCTTTGCATCGGTGGATTCCGGCATAAGCACTGATGAATTAGTAAAAATGGCTGAAACCATTCAATAG
- a CDS encoding sigma-70 family RNA polymerase sigma factor — translation MESSISMSGKKTESKNEKIAIDAGRFKQLYEAHYKQIYNYISLRINNHWDTGDLVSQVFEKLIEKYPSYRPDRGNLEAWLMGIAKNTVNDYYRKKQRRTFVSLEYLANFISLGKEPEEILVVKESNAKLIKALSKLSRKEREIISLKFSSDLKNTDIAKISGMSASNIGVILFRSMKKLRKELEKGDSSNG, via the coding sequence ATGGAATCTTCCATATCTATGTCCGGCAAAAAAACCGAGAGTAAAAATGAAAAGATTGCCATTGACGCCGGCAGATTTAAACAATTATATGAGGCCCACTATAAGCAGATATATAATTATATAAGCCTGAGAATCAATAATCATTGGGACACAGGCGACCTTGTAAGCCAGGTATTTGAAAAATTAATAGAAAAATACCCCTCCTATCGCCCCGACCGGGGAAATTTGGAAGCATGGCTCATGGGCATCGCTAAAAATACCGTAAATGATTATTACCGAAAAAAGCAAAGGCGTACCTTTGTTTCTCTTGAATATTTAGCTAATTTTATATCTTTGGGCAAAGAGCCGGAGGAAATCCTCGTCGTGAAAGAAAGCAACGCAAAGCTTATAAAGGCCCTTTCAAAATTAAGCAGAAAAGAAAGGGAAATCATCAGCTTAAAATTTTCATCGGATCTTAAAAATACCGATATTGCCAAAATATCCGGCATGTCAGCCTCCAATATAGGGGTCATTCTATTCAGAAGCATGAAAAAACTTAGAAAGGAATTGGAAAAGGGGGACAGTAGCAATGGATAA
- a CDS encoding HD domain-containing protein, with product MENRIDILRDYIDEILLNMSDPFERRCAYLHLYGVSQCCAFIALKRGENAELATMAGMLHDLYTYKYSDSKNHAKKGAVLARDILEELQLTTASETELICSAIHNHSSKGGSFSGFDEVLIDADVMQHALHDITKPVIEKEKARFGKLVKEFGLKA from the coding sequence ATGGAAAACCGAATTGATATACTGAGAGATTATATTGATGAAATTCTTTTAAATATGTCCGACCCCTTTGAGCGCAGGTGCGCCTATCTGCATCTTTACGGCGTTTCGCAGTGCTGTGCCTTCATTGCCCTGAAACGGGGCGAAAATGCAGAATTAGCGACAATGGCAGGTATGCTTCACGACCTTTATACCTATAAATATTCGGACTCCAAAAATCACGCAAAAAAAGGGGCAGTATTGGCAAGAGATATTTTAGAGGAACTGCAATTAACTACAGCTTCTGAAACGGAGCTGATTTGCTCCGCCATTCATAATCACAGTTCAAAAGGCGGAAGCTTTTCCGGTTTCGATGAAGTTTTAATTGATGCAGACGTAATGCAGCACGCTCTTCACGATATTACAAAGCCTGTGATAGAGAAGGAGAAAGCAAGATTTGGAAAATTAGTCAAGGAATTTGGATTGAAAGCGTGA
- a CDS encoding helix-turn-helix domain-containing protein, with amino-acid sequence MIIYDPLWETMKKKGFTTYTLRVKHGMSNGTVQRLRKNMSVSTNTLDDLCRLLDCELSDVAIYVKNKD; translated from the coding sequence ATGATAATTTACGATCCTTTATGGGAAACAATGAAGAAAAAAGGATTTACCACATATACCTTGAGGGTTAAGCACGGTATGAGTAATGGCACCGTTCAGCGCCTAAGGAAAAACATGTCCGTATCTACCAATACCTTGGACGACCTATGCAGGCTTCTGGATTGCGAGCTTTCAGACGTTGCCATATATGTAAAGAATAAAGATTAA
- a CDS encoding helix-turn-helix domain-containing protein, with amino-acid sequence MVYPRIRKLREEADLSQRELAEIIHMHKTTYTRYETGEREIPFNIAILLAQYYKVSLDYIAGLTDVKNIK; translated from the coding sequence ATGGTATATCCGAGAATAAGAAAATTAAGAGAAGAGGCAGATTTAAGTCAGCGAGAGCTTGCAGAAATAATTCATATGCACAAAACGACATACACAAGATATGAAACAGGGGAAAGAGAAATTCCATTTAATATTGCTATTTTGCTGGCACAGTATTATAAAGTAAGCTTAGATTATATAGCTGGGCTAACAGATGTAAAGAATATCAAATGA
- the ileS gene encoding isoleucine--tRNA ligase → MYQKVSTNLDFVERELEIQKFWKDNKVFESSRELRKGAPVFTFYDGPPTANGKPHIGHVLTRAVKDLIPRYRTMKGYNVLRKAGWDTHGLPVELEVEKQLGISGKPQIEEYGVEPFIKKCKESVWKYENEWRTMSDRVGFWADMDDPYVTYHNKYIESEWWALKKIWDKGLLYKGHKVVPYCPRCGTSLSSHEVAQGYKEVTEPSVYVSFKIKNRDNEYFLAWTTTPWTLPSNIALVVNPVEKYAKVKTGGRIYTMAEALLDKVLLEPYEIIDTCTGKDLEYTEYEPIFDFGLNLDKKGYYVACADYVTLTDGTGIVHTAPAFGEDDYSVGKAYDLPFVQLVNEQGKFIEPVKWAGMFVKDADPLIVEQLIADGSLYKKEDYTHNYPFCWRCDTPLLYYARDTWFIRMTEVRDQLVKNNNTINWLPENIKTGRFGKFLENVIDWGLSRERYWGTPLPIWQCECGYQHAVGSIKELQDMGGGVSDDIELHKPYIDKVELDCPKCGKKMHRVSEVIDCWFDSGSMPFAQWHYPFENKEIFEENFPANFISEAVDQTRGWFYTLLAISTLIFEKSSYENCIVLGHVQDKDGRKMSKHLGNVVNPWDVLDKQGADAIRWYFYTNSSPWLPSRFYDEAVNDSQRKYMGTLWNTYAFYILYANIDKFDPTQYQLEHDKLPPIDKWILSKLNTLINFVDENLESYRIFEPARALSDFVDELSNWYVRRSRERFWASGMEQDKINAYMTLYTVLETVTKLTAPFTPFMAESIYKNLVLSVDKNAPMSVHLTDFPVFEEKFVDKDLEKNMDLVLKIVVAGRAGRNNANIKNRQPIGDMFYKAASELPKMYEEIIADELNIKNVTFSEEVEKLTTYKFKPQLRTLGPKYGKILPKISEFLANADGNKLMDELNAGGVKATIADTEVELTLDDVLFETAQKEGFVSESDGYVTIVLDTNLTPELIEEGFVRELISKIQTMRKEAGFEVTDRIEVFHSGNETIAGIFLRNAENIKADVLADAISNEEGGSYTKPWSINGEDVILGVSKK, encoded by the coding sequence ATGTATCAAAAGGTCTCGACAAACCTTGATTTTGTCGAAAGAGAACTTGAAATCCAGAAATTCTGGAAAGATAACAAGGTATTTGAAAGCTCCAGAGAGCTTCGGAAAGGGGCGCCGGTTTTCACCTTTTATGACGGCCCCCCTACTGCAAACGGCAAGCCCCATATCGGCCATGTGCTTACAAGAGCGGTAAAGGACCTTATTCCAAGATACCGCACTATGAAGGGCTATAATGTTCTTAGAAAAGCCGGCTGGGATACCCACGGCCTTCCTGTAGAGCTTGAAGTTGAAAAGCAGCTTGGCATCAGCGGAAAGCCCCAGATAGAAGAATACGGCGTAGAGCCTTTCATCAAAAAATGCAAGGAAAGCGTATGGAAATACGAAAACGAATGGCGTACCATGAGCGACCGGGTTGGTTTCTGGGCGGACATGGACGACCCTTATGTAACTTATCATAATAAATATATTGAGTCCGAATGGTGGGCTCTCAAGAAAATATGGGATAAAGGCCTTCTATATAAGGGCCACAAGGTCGTGCCCTATTGCCCGCGATGCGGAACAAGCCTTTCAAGCCATGAGGTTGCTCAGGGCTATAAAGAAGTAACAGAGCCTTCCGTATACGTAAGCTTTAAAATAAAGAATCGGGATAACGAGTATTTCCTTGCTTGGACCACAACCCCGTGGACCCTTCCTTCCAATATTGCTCTTGTTGTAAATCCTGTTGAAAAATACGCTAAGGTAAAAACAGGCGGCAGAATTTACACCATGGCAGAAGCCCTTTTAGATAAGGTGCTTTTGGAGCCTTACGAAATTATTGATACCTGCACAGGCAAGGACCTTGAATATACGGAATATGAGCCTATTTTTGACTTTGGCCTGAATCTTGATAAAAAAGGCTATTATGTCGCCTGCGCCGATTACGTAACCTTAACCGACGGTACAGGAATCGTTCATACGGCTCCTGCCTTCGGTGAGGACGACTATTCCGTAGGAAAGGCTTATGACCTTCCTTTCGTTCAGCTTGTAAATGAGCAGGGTAAATTTATAGAGCCTGTGAAATGGGCCGGAATGTTTGTAAAAGATGCCGACCCCCTTATTGTAGAACAGCTTATAGCAGACGGCAGCCTTTATAAAAAAGAGGATTATACCCATAATTATCCTTTCTGCTGGCGCTGTGATACACCGCTTTTGTATTATGCAAGAGATACCTGGTTCATCAGAATGACAGAGGTACGAGACCAGCTTGTTAAAAATAACAATACCATCAACTGGCTTCCCGAAAATATCAAAACAGGCCGCTTCGGTAAATTCCTTGAAAACGTGATTGACTGGGGATTAAGCCGTGAGCGTTACTGGGGAACACCTCTTCCTATCTGGCAGTGTGAATGCGGCTATCAGCACGCCGTAGGCAGCATCAAAGAGCTTCAGGATATGGGCGGCGGCGTTTCAGACGATATAGAGCTTCATAAGCCTTATATCGATAAGGTAGAACTGGACTGCCCGAAATGCGGAAAGAAAATGCACAGGGTTTCCGAGGTAATCGACTGCTGGTTTGATTCCGGCTCCATGCCTTTCGCCCAGTGGCATTATCCTTTTGAAAACAAGGAAATATTCGAGGAGAACTTCCCTGCAAATTTTATTTCCGAGGCCGTTGACCAGACGAGAGGCTGGTTCTATACCTTGCTTGCGATTTCAACTTTGATTTTTGAAAAGTCAAGCTATGAAAACTGCATCGTTTTAGGCCACGTTCAGGATAAAGACGGCCGTAAAATGTCAAAGCATTTAGGAAACGTTGTAAACCCGTGGGACGTTCTGGATAAACAGGGGGCCGACGCTATACGCTGGTATTTCTATACCAACTCTTCCCCATGGCTTCCAAGCAGGTTCTACGACGAAGCGGTAAACGACAGCCAGAGAAAATACATGGGTACCCTTTGGAACACTTATGCTTTCTATATCCTTTACGCAAATATCGATAAATTTGACCCGACCCAATATCAATTAGAGCATGATAAGCTTCCGCCAATTGACAAATGGATTCTTTCAAAGCTCAACACTTTAATCAACTTTGTAGACGAAAACCTTGAAAGCTACAGAATATTCGAGCCGGCAAGAGCTTTAAGCGATTTCGTAGACGAATTAAGCAACTGGTATGTAAGAAGAAGCCGGGAGCGCTTCTGGGCAAGCGGCATGGAACAGGACAAAATAAACGCCTATATGACCCTTTATACGGTTCTTGAAACGGTGACAAAATTAACGGCGCCTTTCACCCCCTTTATGGCGGAATCCATCTACAAAAACCTTGTGCTTTCTGTGGATAAAAACGCGCCCATGAGTGTGCATTTAACGGACTTCCCCGTGTTTGAGGAAAAGTTTGTGGATAAAGACCTTGAAAAGAACATGGATTTAGTGCTTAAAATCGTTGTTGCAGGCCGCGCCGGCAGAAACAATGCCAACATTAAAAACCGCCAGCCTATCGGCGACATGTTCTATAAGGCCGCCTCAGAGCTTCCGAAAATGTATGAGGAAATCATCGCAGATGAGCTGAATATTAAAAATGTGACCTTCTCTGAAGAAGTAGAAAAGCTCACAACCTATAAATTTAAACCCCAGCTTAGGACCTTAGGCCCCAAATACGGAAAAATCCTTCCGAAAATAAGTGAATTCTTAGCAAATGCCGACGGCAACAAGCTGATGGACGAATTAAACGCAGGCGGTGTAAAAGCCACCATCGCCGATACAGAAGTTGAGCTTACCTTAGACGACGTATTATTTGAAACTGCCCAAAAAGAGGGCTTCGTATCCGAAAGCGACGGCTATGTAACCATCGTTCTCGATACCAATCTGACACCGGAGCTGATTGAAGAAGGCTTCGTAAGAGAGCTGATTTCAAAAATACAGACCATGAGAAAGGAAGCGGGCTTCGAAGTAACAGACAGAATCGAGGTATTCCATTCTGGCAACGAAACCATTGCCGGCATCTTTTTACGAAATGCCGAAAACATCAAGGCCGACGTCTTGGCAGACGCCATCTCAAATGAAGAAGGCGGAAGCTATACAAAACCTTGGAGCATCAACGGCGAAGACGTAATTTTAGGCGTAAGCAAGAAATAG
- a CDS encoding helix-turn-helix domain-containing protein, which translates to MYFKRIADLRIDNDMTQQQIADILGCNRQVYARYERGLREIPISMLIKLAKHYNVSIDYILGITDIKEPRIKK; encoded by the coding sequence ATGTATTTTAAAAGGATTGCCGATTTGCGCATAGATAACGATATGACCCAGCAACAAATAGCCGATATTTTAGGCTGTAATAGGCAGGTTTATGCAAGATATGAAAGGGGACTTAGAGAAATTCCCATATCTATGCTTATAAAGCTTGCGAAGCACTATAATGTAAGCATAGATTATATTTTAGGTATCACGGATATAAAAGAGCCCCGTATCAAAAAATAG
- the tnpA gene encoding IS200/IS605 family transposase has protein sequence MANKANSLAHTKWMCKYHIVFTPKYRRKIIYNQYKESVRDILKQLCRYKGVEIIEGHLMRDHVHMLVSIPPKLSVSQFMGYLKGKSALIIFDQHANLKYKFGNRHFWAEGYYVSTVGLNEATIKKYIQEQENYDIAMDKLSVKEYEDPFKG, from the coding sequence ATGGCCAACAAGGCAAATAGTTTAGCCCACACCAAGTGGATGTGTAAGTACCACATAGTGTTCACTCCTAAGTATAGGAGAAAAATTATTTATAATCAATACAAAGAAAGTGTCAGAGATATTTTAAAACAACTTTGCAGATACAAAGGAGTAGAGATTATCGAAGGGCATCTCATGCGCGACCATGTACACATGCTGGTCAGCATACCACCGAAGCTGAGTGTTTCTCAGTTTATGGGATATTTAAAAGGGAAAAGTGCACTCATAATTTTTGACCAGCACGCAAACTTAAAGTATAAGTTCGGGAATAGACACTTTTGGGCAGAAGGTTATTACGTGAGCACAGTAGGACTGAATGAGGCAACCATAAAGAAATACATTCAGGAACAAGAAAACTATGATATAGCGATGGATAAACTGAGTGTGAAAGAGTATGAGGACCCCTTCAAGGGGTAG
- a CDS encoding cold-shock protein yields the protein MNIGTVKWFNESKGFGFISNDNGDDVFVHFSAIVSDGFKTLQEGQKVSYDLERDRQNGKLKAANVCVA from the coding sequence ATGAATATAGGTACAGTAAAATGGTTTAACGAATCTAAGGGCTTTGGTTTTATCTCTAACGATAATGGCGATGATGTTTTCGTACATTTCTCAGCTATTGTTTCAGATGGTTTTAAAACCCTTCAAGAAGGCCAAAAAGTGTCTTACGACTTAGAGCGTGACCGTCAGAACGGTAAATTAAAGGCAGCTAACGTTTGTGTAGCTTAG
- a CDS encoding FAD-dependent oxidoreductase, which produces MSNIYDLIIIGGGPSGFSAGIYAGRAKLKTLIIEKDGLGGQIGITSEIVNYPGIENISGADFMANMKKQVINFGVEYLMDTVESVDFSGDIKKVKTKNGEYESVGIIISTGARPRTAGFKGEDEFRGRGVGYCATCDGQFFTGLDIFVVGGGFAAAEEAIFLTRYAKKVYVLVRGDSFSCSKTIADKVMANDKIEVKFNTVIKEISGGNVPNKAVLFNKETNEEWVYEAPSGKTFGTFVFAGYEPLSSLFETVITLDERKYILTDDDMKTNIDGVYAAGDIRPKKLRQLVTAVSDGAIAATNIEKYIEHKKEELGLVIEQEEKKEEAAHGESFFDEDLKNSLKPVLDKFLNKVQIKVLIDDSKLSSDLKSFLDDFKAIGEKVTVDYYKEGVNPTVEKEINAQMIPVFALYDHEDHYMGIKYHGIPSGHEFNSFVIALYNTAGPGQEISNETLNKINSIDKKVNVKVGVSLTCTMCPEVVMGTQLIAAKNKNVEAEMIDVSYFPEFKDKYNIMSVPCIIINDEEVHFGKKPVDELIGLLNK; this is translated from the coding sequence TTGAGTAATATTTATGATTTAATCATCATAGGCGGCGGCCCTTCGGGATTTTCTGCCGGTATTTATGCAGGCAGGGCAAAGCTTAAAACGCTGATTATCGAAAAGGACGGCTTAGGGGGCCAAATCGGCATTACCAGTGAAATTGTGAATTATCCGGGAATAGAAAACATATCCGGTGCTGATTTCATGGCAAATATGAAAAAACAGGTTATTAATTTCGGCGTGGAATATCTTATGGATACGGTTGAAAGCGTCGATTTTTCAGGGGATATCAAAAAGGTAAAGACGAAAAATGGGGAATATGAATCGGTAGGCATCATCATATCCACAGGGGCAAGGCCAAGAACAGCCGGATTTAAAGGCGAGGACGAGTTCAGAGGCCGGGGCGTTGGATACTGTGCAACCTGCGACGGGCAGTTTTTTACAGGCCTTGATATATTTGTTGTAGGCGGAGGCTTTGCCGCAGCGGAAGAAGCTATCTTCCTCACCAGATATGCAAAGAAAGTTTACGTATTAGTAAGAGGAGATTCCTTCTCCTGTTCAAAGACCATCGCCGACAAGGTAATGGCCAACGATAAAATAGAAGTAAAATTCAACACCGTTATCAAAGAAATTTCCGGAGGGAACGTACCAAACAAGGCCGTTCTTTTCAATAAGGAAACAAATGAGGAATGGGTCTATGAGGCCCCTTCGGGAAAAACTTTCGGAACCTTCGTATTTGCAGGCTATGAACCTCTTTCATCTCTTTTTGAAACTGTCATAACCCTTGACGAAAGAAAGTATATCCTTACAGACGATGATATGAAAACAAATATTGACGGCGTGTATGCCGCCGGAGACATTCGTCCGAAGAAGCTTCGCCAGCTTGTAACGGCCGTATCCGACGGGGCTATTGCCGCAACAAATATAGAAAAGTACATTGAGCATAAAAAGGAAGAGCTGGGTCTTGTAATCGAACAGGAAGAAAAGAAAGAAGAAGCCGCCCACGGCGAAAGCTTCTTTGACGAGGATTTGAAAAACTCGCTTAAGCCTGTTCTTGATAAATTCCTTAATAAAGTACAGATTAAGGTTTTAATCGACGATTCCAAGCTTTCCTCCGATTTAAAATCCTTCCTTGATGATTTTAAGGCAATTGGAGAGAAGGTTACTGTGGACTATTATAAAGAAGGGGTAAATCCAACAGTTGAAAAAGAAATAAACGCCCAGATGATTCCTGTATTTGCCCTTTACGACCATGAGGATCATTACATGGGGATAAAATATCACGGAATCCCCAGCGGCCATGAATTTAACTCCTTCGTCATCGCTCTTTATAATACCGCAGGCCCTGGCCAGGAAATATCAAACGAAACCCTTAACAAAATAAATTCCATCGACAAAAAGGTCAATGTAAAGGTTGGAGTGTCTCTTACCTGTACCATGTGTCCGGAGGTGGTTATGGGAACCCAGCTTATCGCCGCTAAAAATAAAAACGTAGAGGCGGAAATGATTGACGTTTCCTACTTCCCTGAATTTAAGGACAAGTATAATATTATGAGCGTTCCCTGTATCATTATAAATGACGAGGAAGTTCATTTCGGCAAAAAGCCTGTTGACGAATTAATCGGCTTGTTAAATAAATAA
- the ahpC gene encoding alkyl hydroperoxide reductase subunit C: protein MSLIGKKVGEFSAKAFRKGEFIDVTNKDLEGKWSVVVFYPADFTFVCPTELGDLADKYEEFKKIGCEVYSVSTDSHFVHKAWADASDTIKKITYPMIADPTHVITRDFDVLIEADGMALRGTFIVNPQGEIVAYEINSNAIGRNADELLRKVQAAQFVAEHGDQVCPANWKPGAETLKPSFDLVGKI from the coding sequence ATGTCATTAATAGGTAAGAAGGTCGGAGAATTTAGCGCAAAGGCGTTTCGGAAGGGTGAATTTATTGATGTAACAAACAAAGATTTAGAGGGAAAATGGTCTGTTGTTGTATTTTACCCTGCTGATTTTACGTTTGTTTGCCCTACAGAGCTTGGAGATTTAGCAGATAAGTATGAAGAGTTCAAGAAAATCGGCTGTGAGGTTTATTCCGTATCTACAGACAGCCACTTTGTTCATAAGGCATGGGCGGACGCTTCCGATACAATAAAGAAAATCACATATCCTATGATAGCAGACCCAACTCACGTTATCACAAGAGATTTTGACGTTTTAATCGAAGCAGACGGCATGGCTTTAAGAGGAACATTTATCGTAAATCCTCAGGGTGAAATCGTAGCTTATGAAATTAACTCCAACGCCATCGGAAGAAACGCAGACGAGCTTTTAAGAAAGGTTCAGGCAGCTCAGTTCGTAGCTGAACACGGCGATCAGGTTTGCCCTGCAAACTGGAAGCCAGGTGCAGAGACCTTAAAACCAAGCTTTGACTTAGTAGGAAAGATTTAA
- a CDS encoding DUF2752 domain-containing protein, with amino-acid sequence MYNYIMNIIKKYHVSLILLLIYYILSNQFFGYFCPSQVIFGLPCPACGMSRAFMALLAFDIRKAFYYHPMVFFVVPLLAVYFYYKIKKPEKVKKLFYPALIIILLSFVLFAVRLLNAPGQEPLEFNRHNILNIFNRNVIDKK; translated from the coding sequence ATGTACAATTATATTATGAATATCATAAAAAAATACCATGTATCATTAATTTTGCTTCTTATATACTATATATTAAGCAATCAATTTTTTGGATACTTTTGCCCGTCACAGGTGATTTTCGGGCTTCCATGCCCTGCCTGCGGCATGTCGAGGGCTTTTATGGCTCTTTTAGCTTTTGATATAAGAAAAGCTTTTTATTACCACCCCATGGTGTTTTTTGTTGTTCCTCTTCTGGCAGTGTATTTTTATTATAAAATTAAAAAACCGGAAAAGGTGAAAAAGCTTTTTTATCCGGCGCTTATTATAATTTTACTGTCTTTCGTTCTATTTGCCGTAAGGCTTTTGAATGCCCCGGGGCAGGAGCCGCTGGAATTTAACCGGCATAACATTTTGAATATTTTTAACAGGAATGTAATTGACAAAAAATAG